The DNA window GGCTGGCGATTTCCTCGCTGCGCTTACCGGGACGGATCAGCCGGGATGCCTTGAGCCGTGATTACCTGCGCTGCTGTCGATTTCTCGCCCGCCAGGGGGTGCATCGCGCTGATGGCGAAACGCCGGCGGCGTTTGCGCGTCGGGTGCGCGAGCAGGCCCCGGCCTGGGCGGACTGGTTTGATCAGGTGACCGCGGTGTATGTGGATAGCGCCTATTCACAGGCCGCAGGGTCCCGGTCCCTTGATGGGACAAAAAAGTCGGGGCAAGCCTTGCGTAAGTTGCGGCGACCCTTTAAAACAAGGGCAGGTTCACGCTAGTCAGTCCCAAGGAAATTTCCATGCTGTTGAAGGTCGTCATTGCCGCCGCCGCGCTGTTCGGCGTGCTGTTGTTTGGTCGTTTGTTGAATCGCTTTCTGGACGAGTTCGCCCGATCAAAAAAGGTGCCCTATGTGCGGGTGCTGTTTGTTCGCAAACTGATTAACACCTTGATGGTGGTGCTGGCCATAATCGTTTTTTGTTTTGTATTGGGCTTGGGCTACCACCAGGTATTTATTTTCCTGTCGTCGGTACTGGCCGTGGTGGGTATTGCCCTGTTCGCCCAGTGGTCGATTCTCAGTCACCTCACAGCCGGCATTATCATCTTTTTTGCCTTCCCCTATCGGGTGGGTGATCGGGTGAAAGTGCTTGATCCGGAAGATGACATCACCGGCGAGATTATGGAGGTGGCATCATTCCACGTGTTGATTCGGCGGGATGATGGCAGCACCGTGACCTATCCCAACAGCGCGCTGTTGCAAAAGCCGGTGGTTAAACTGCCGCTTACCGCTCCGACAGAGGAAGAAGAGATTGCGGAGAAGGCGCCGGAAGCCATTGAGGCCAAGCCTCAGTAGCCAGTCGCGCATTCCCCTGGGTTGATTAATTCGTTAACGCCGCCGCTATCCGGTCATGTTTAAGCCGGGCGTGTCTCGTAGGCGGCAATAAATACCCGGGCGCAGGATCTTGCATACGCTCGCAGGTCTGCCTGATCTGCCGGGTCGCTTAGCCCCAACAAACTGCAGGTGTGGTGCTCGCTGTGTAGCATGGCAATCAGTTGGGTTGTCGCGATTTTGATGTCATCGATGTGCAGAGTGCCCAAATGGTGCTGCTGGGCGAGAAACTCGCTGAGCTGTCGCCGCAGTTTGGCGGGCCCGGCCTGCCAGAAGAGGGCGGCGACCTGGGAGCGACCCGCATCAGCGATACAGGCACGCATCACGCCGGTGGCTTCCCGGCTAACAAGCAATTCCGAAAAGTTGATACAGAACGCCTCGAGACGTTTTTCGAAGTGGGTATCTGCGTCGAATTCGTCCCAGATATGGTAGCGGGCGCAGGTTACTTCCACCGCTGTGCTGAACAGCACCTCCTTGCTGCCGAAATGGCTGTACAGGGTTTGCTTTGACACCCCTGCCAATTTGGCGATTTCCTCCATGCTGCAGCTCTCGTAGCCCTGCTCAAGAAAAAGCGCTGAGGCAGCGGCAATAATCTGCTCGCGCTTCTCTTCGCTCTTGGTGCGTCCCCGTTTGATCGTCACGCTATGCAATCCCGTATTCACCGCTGATTTCTCAACGAAGTTTAATAAAAACTAGACTGGACAGTCCAGTTTGGTTTATCTATATTCTGGACTGATCGGTCTATTATTGGTTCCACCATGAAAACACTTTCCTTACTGCGCCTCTTTGGTTTGGGCATGATGCTGCCGGGCTTGGCGCTCGGCGCGGACTTGCACCCCGTGGTAACGCAGGCGGTGCAGCATCAAGACAGTTACCAGGTGAAGCGGGTTTTCGCTGGTAGGGTGGTCGGCGAGCAGCGAGCGGACCTGGGCTTTGAACTGGCAGGCACGGTCGGCAAGGTGCGGGTGGACGATGGCGATCACGTTGGCGCGGGGCAGATATTGGCCGAGCTGGATCGGCGCAGTCTGGAGATTGAAAAACGGCGTCTCGACGCCCAGCGCCAGGAGCAGTCGAGTCGTCTGGACCAGCTGCAACGGGACTTGAGCCGCTATCGCGCCCTGCGGGAAAAGTCCTATGTCTCCGAAGGCCAGCTGGATGAACTGGCGACCCAGGTCAGTGCGGGGCAGGCGCGCCTCTCTCAACTGGAAGCGGAGCTGCAGGGAATTGCCTTGCGCCTGGAGAAATCCTATTTGCGCGCGCCTTTTGCGGGCGAAGTGGCCAACCTGCGGGTGGAAGAGGGCGTGGTTGTCGCACCCGGCCAGCTGGCGATGCAACTGGTTCAGACCGGCCAGAACGAGGCTGTATTCGGCATTGCGGACCGCTTGGGTGGCGACTTGCGCATTGGCCAGGCCATGACGGTGTTTGGTGATTTTGGTGAAGCCCAGGCGACGTTGATGTCGGTGGCCAATACCCTGGACTGGCGCACGCAAACCCGCCTGATTCGGGTGGCGTTGCCGGCGGATTCTGGCGCGGTCGATGGTAATACCGCGTATATCTTTGTGCCTGAGCACCGTCAACGCGCTGGCTTTTGGTTGCCGGAAGAGGCCTTGCTGGAGGATATGCGCGGGACCTGGGCGGTTTATGGGCTGCATGCCGATGGCGATGCCTATGTGGTGGTGAAGCACTCTGTCGAGGCGCTCTACCATTACCGCGGCCGGGTGTTTGTTTGGGGTGAACTGAAGTCAGGCCAGCAGGTGGTCACCGAAGGTGTGCACCGATTGGCGCCGGGTCAAAAGGTGAGGCTGGCGACGGTGGAGAGTGGCAATGTCGCGCGCGCTGAGTAATCCCCGCTACATTGGCCTGGCGATAGCCCTGATTATTGTTGCCGGCCTGGTCGCGTTAAAAAATCTGCCCCGCCTGGAGGACCCCCATTTTGCCAATCGGGCCGCCATTGTGGTGGTTCCGTTCCCGGGCGCAAGTGCAGAGCGGGTGGAAGCCCTGGTCACCGAGCCGCTGGAAACGGCGATTCGGCAAATGCCCGAAGTGAAACACATCAGCGGCAATGCTCGGCCCGGCGTCTCTGCCATTGTGGTGGAGCTGAAAGACAACGTCGACGCGGCGCATACCGACCTGGTGTGGGCAGAGCTCCGGGATAAAGTGGGCGAAGTGGAGGGCAGTTTGCCGCCGGGCACTGGCCGCCCGCGAGTGGATAACGATCGCAACTACGCTTTTACCTGGATTGCCGGATTGCGTTGGCGGGATGCTGACAATACCGATGTCTTGCGCCTGAGTCGTTACGGGCGCGAGCTGGCGAGCCGTCTGCGCGGCGTGTCGGGTACCGATCTGGTCACCCTGCGCGGCGGTGCCGACGAAGAGATTCAGGTGAAGGTCGATACCGTCAAGGCCGCGGCGGTGAACCTCGATGTGCCCAGAGTCGCGGCGCTGGTTGGCAGCAGCGATGCCAAGGTATCGGCGGGAGAGCTCAGCGGCGATCGCAGTCGTCAATCCATTGAGATTCGTGGGGGGTTTAATCAGGTTGAGCGGGTGCGTCAGGTACCCCTGCTGAGTTTGCCCGAGGGCGGTACCCTGCAGCTTCAGGATATCGCCGATGTCTACAGGGGCGAAGCCGATGCGCCTGCGGATGTCGCGATCATTGGCGGACAACGGGGTGTTGCGGTGGCGGCGAGGATGTTGCCCAGCTACCGGGGAGACTTGTGGACAGCGCGAATGCGCGAGGTCGCCGAGGCCTTTCGGGCCGAGTTGCCGGCTGAAATTGAGCTGGAAGAGCTCTTTGTTCAGGAGCGTTATACCGACGCGCGATTGGCGGAGCTGATTGGCAATATTGCTATGGGCTTCGGCCTGATCTTTGTCATTCTGTTGTTTACCCTCGGTTGGCGGTCAGCGGTGGTGGTCGCCAGTTCGCTGCCCCTGACCATGCTGTTTTCGCTGGCGGTGATGCATTTTGTTGGCCAGCCCATTCACCAAATGTCGGTGACCGGGTTGATCGTTGCCCTGGGGATTATGGTCGACAACGCCATCGTGGTGGCTGACACCGTGCGCCGTTACCGGGGCGAGGGCTTTTCAGCGGTCGCCGCCGCCGGACGTACTTTGCGGCATTTGTGGGTGCCGCTGCTGGGCTCGACCCTGACCACGGTACTGACCTTTATGCCTCTGGCACTCATGCCCGGGCCGTCTGGAGAGTTTATTGGGCCGATCGCGCTGGCAGTGATTTTCTCGCTGATCGGCTCCTGGATCATCTCGCTGTTTTTAATCGCGCCCATTGCCGGGCGGTGGTTGAGCAAGGAGCAGCGCGGCGGCATCGCTTTTCCAAGGGGCGATCAATGGTTTCGTGCCAGTCTCGCCTGGGTGTTGCTGCGGCCGCGGCGGGTGATGCTGGTGATCTGTCTGTTGCCGGTGGCTGGCTTTATGTTGGGCTCTACGCTGAAGGAGCAGTTCTTTCCCCCGGCCGATCGGGACATGATCAATATTGAGCTGTTTATGCCCGCCGGAAGCAGTATTGCCAACACTCTGAAGGCGACTGAGGAGATTAGTCAGGCCATTCAGCCCCACCCTGAGGTGGCGGCGTTGAATTGGTTTGTCGGTCGCAACGCGCCACCATTTTATTACAACCTGCGGGATAACCGCGACGGCTCGCCTCAGTATGCCCAGGCGATGCTGACGGCCACCGATTTTCGGGCGGCGGGACGCTTGGTCAGCCAGTTACAGAAAGAACTGAGCGACCAGTTTCCCGGCTATCAGATTTTAGTACGTCGCCTGGAGCAGGGGCCGCCGGTAAACGCGCCAGTCGAGCTGCGGCTATACGGTGACAATCTGACCCAACTTAAACGAATTGGTGATCAGGTCCGGCAACTGGCCCTGACCACTGACGACGTGCTGGCGGTGCGCAGTTCCATGGCGGAAAGTGTGCCGAAGGTGTGGCTGCAAATGAACGAGGCCGCCTCCCAGCGCAGCGGTGTTCAACTAAAAGATCTGTCCCATATTCTGGCCGCCAGCATCGACGGCGTGGTCAGTGGCAGCGTGTTGGAATCCACCGAGCAGGTGCCGGTGCGGGTGTCGGGGAAGGGGCTGAAAGGGGCCAGTGTCGATCTGCTGATGTCGATGCCGCTGGCACTGGAAACCGGCGCACGGCCGCTGGCGTCATTGGCCGATATCAGCGTGAGTCCCACTCAGGCATTGATTACCCGCCGGGATGGGCGCCGGGTGAATACCATTGAAATTCATCTGCGCGATGGGGTGCTGCCCGCGGTGGTACTTGAGCGTGTTCGCCAGCGAATCGCCGATGCCAATCTGACCTTGCCTGCCGGTTTTGATCTGGAGGTGGGCGGTGATTCCGAGGCCCGTAATGAGGCAGTTGGTAAACTGCTGGGGAGTTTGGGGATTATCGGTGTGTTGATGCTGGTTACCGTGCTGATGGCCTTCAACTCCTTTCGCCTGGCGGCGCTGGTGTTTGTGGTGGCCTTTCAGTCGGCGGGTCTGGGTATGTTCAGTCTGTGGGTCAGCGGTTACCCCTTTGGTTTTACGGCCATTGTTGGCCTGATGGGGCTAATGGGGTTGGCGGTAAACGCCGGAATTGTCATTCTCACCGAGCTGCGCCACTCGCCCTTGGCAATGGCGGGCAATCGGGCGGAGATTGTCGAAACGGTCAGCGCGCTGACCCGGCATATCGGCTCGACCACGGTGACTACGGTGGCGGGGTTGATTCCCCTGATTCTTTCGATTGGCGGATTTTGGCCACCCTTTGCGATCGTATTGGCGGGGGGAACGCTGCTCACCACCTTGCTGTCGCTGTACTTTGTGCCCGCCGCCTTCCTGGTGCTGCGGCGCCCCTATGTATTGCAATTACTGCAGGACAAGGCCTGCAGCAGCACGGCGGGAGCGCCGCCGTCAGCGCCGCTGCCAGGCGGGCAGCCATCGACTCAGCGATGAGGTGAATTTGCTCCTCAGGTGGTGACAGGGTTTACTGTCGTCCGATTGGTCTGCGCTACCAGGGCGGGCCCTTGGGGCAGCATCTTGCTGAGACCGTATACCGCGATCGCGCACAGGGCGATGGTAAACAAAGTAGCGACCCAAATAATGCCGGTGCTGGCACTGGGGTCGTCAAGATGCAGCGCGACAATAATGGGAGCGCCCAGCCCCGCGTTGGCGCCCATCATGGTAACCGGGAAAATCAGCAACAGCCCCAACAGTCCCCATTTGCTTTGCACGTTGCGCCAGAAATAGGTGGCGGCCAGGGTAAAGATAATGACCTGAGTGCCTTCCAATACGCCAATCACCAGTGGGTAGTTCCAGATTCTCAGCACATAGGGACCGTAGTAGGTGTATACATCCACGCCGGTGCCGATGACCTCGAAAACGCAGGATGCGGTGATTTCGGCAAGCCAGATAAGGCCGAGTAATTTCGGGGTCACCCGGCCTTCGTATAGGGCGCGACCGGCATAAAGGCATGCTGTGGCATAGAGAATGATGTAGCCACTGTGAGTCCAGTTGGGCTGCACGATGCCGAAGGCGGTGAAGTGGGAGAACATGGCCCCGGGCTGGCCGTTGTGAACGTCGTAAAACCAAAGATCAAAGGCAACGTCGTAGAGGGGTTCTATATAGGCACCCACCCCGGCAGCAATAATGGCGAGCAGATAAAAGGGGGTGCCTTGCCTTTTGCCCATGCGAATCGCAATCACGACCATAATCAGCACAATGGCCCAACTGCCCCAGGTAAAAACATGTTGCCAGGCAAGGTTTAGTTCGTGGGCGAGAACCTCTGGTGGCATACGACCCATAGTGTTTTCCTTATTCGAGTGAGCTAACGTGGCGAGATTAAATTATAATTGATTTCAATATCAATTGAAGCTGTAAAAAGATCGTTGCGAGCAGAGGGGAGGAGTGTTGAGGCCGGAGCGGCAGATCCGTGGCGGTGGCGAATTGGCTGCCAAACAACCGGGGAGTCAGGGCATTAGCAAAGTGCTGAATAGAGGTGTTGGCAGGCGCGGCCGCCTGCCAATTGCCAACCATGGTGGTCTGTAAGGCGCTTAGGCTTCCTTGGCCAGCGGCCGGACGTTGTCGGCCTGGGGGCTGAGCAACTCTTCCAGCGCCTCGGTTTTGCCTTTGCATGCCTGGGCGACCAGGTCTTTATTCTTGGCCAGCAGAATGCCAAATTCTTCGGCCTTGGCTTCATCTACTCCCGGAATCTGCTGCAGCAACAGCTGACTGAATTTCTCGCCCAGCTCCAGCATTTTGTCGTATTCGTCGGCTTCTTTTTTGCTATCAAACATGGTGTTATCCCTGTCACACATCCACTTGGCCACAACTGCCATGGTTTCACCTCGTCGGTTTAGTGAGTTTTATATACTGTATGTGTGTACAGTATATCGGTTTGCGGCGTTGTGCAAGGGTGACGCAGGGAAGGCGGCCAGTGCTCCGCAGCTGCAAAATTTTTAACGACAGCTTGCGCTGAAATTTAGCACTTCCCATTCGAAACCCTGCTATCGGGTGGTTCTGAAAACCTGTAAGTAACCACGCTTATCCTGACGGCTTCGGTCTTCAGGCTTGGTGCCTCAGGCTGCCTTGTTCATTAACTGCTGTGTATTGACGCTTTGCTATGAACATAATTTTGGACACGTGTCCTTCCTGCTGACCCGGCGCAAGGTTCCCTTCGCGCCATCTCCCGGTCGACGTTGAAGTGTTCGGGTAGTGCTGCGGCTGGGATTTGTGATTGTTGCATTTTTGTGATCTAGTTCACATAACGTAGGAATTAAAGCGCAGTGCAAGGCGCTTTGTATTAGTTCTCAGGAGTCAGCGCCCATGAATGCCACTGTCAGCTTGCTGACGCAGTACCACCTGAAGTTACTCGCGATTTTGTCGCTGTCGGTCATTTTTATTTCTTGTGGTGGCGGTGGCAGCTCGGGGTCAAAGAATGGCCCGGAGCGTTTTGTTGTCTCCCCGGGTTTGGAGCGTAGCGTGGTTTTTGCTGACGGCCAGGGAGAGCTCGTTCTGGATGAGTACGCGCTGCTTGAAGAACTTGAGTTGCAGGTCAGCGTAACGGATGCGCAGGAAAGTGCTTTCTCAACAGCGATTACCCTGGCGCCAGTCAACACTCAACTTCGAACACCCTCACGTTTGAGAATGGTTCTACCTGAGCAGTTTGGGGCTGATCGTCGCCTGGTGATTGCACGGCAAGAGGCGAAAGGATGGCGCCCCCTGCTGAGCTCTGTAGTGGAGTCGGGGGCTGTTGAGGCGAGCATCACAGAGCTTGGCCGTTACGCTGTAGTCGAGCTGGAGCCTCTGGTGGTCGATGGCGCTATCGGGCCTGATTGCCAGGCAGAGGAGGCCCAACAAGAGTTGCGCTTTGTCCATGTTGCCGATCTGCATGCGCGTTACGGTACCGCCGACCAGCTCTTCAGCCGAATCAAGTACTACCGTGATCAGGCGGCACTGGAGTCGCCTTACACTATTTTTACCAATGGTGGGGACGACTTTGAAAAAGGCAGCGTGGCTGAAATTAACTCCGAAGGGGCC is part of the Spongiibacter taiwanensis genome and encodes:
- a CDS encoding mechanosensitive ion channel family protein; this translates as MLLKVVIAAAALFGVLLFGRLLNRFLDEFARSKKVPYVRVLFVRKLINTLMVVLAIIVFCFVLGLGYHQVFIFLSSVLAVVGIALFAQWSILSHLTAGIIIFFAFPYRVGDRVKVLDPEDDITGEIMEVASFHVLIRRDDGSTVTYPNSALLQKPVVKLPLTAPTEEEEIAEKAPEAIEAKPQ
- a CDS encoding TetR/AcrR family transcriptional regulator; protein product: MTIKRGRTKSEEKREQIIAAASALFLEQGYESCSMEEIAKLAGVSKQTLYSHFGSKEVLFSTAVEVTCARYHIWDEFDADTHFEKRLEAFCINFSELLVSREATGVMRACIADAGRSQVAALFWQAGPAKLRRQLSEFLAQQHHLGTLHIDDIKIATTQLIAMLHSEHHTCSLLGLSDPADQADLRAYARSCARVFIAAYETRPA
- a CDS encoding efflux RND transporter periplasmic adaptor subunit; this encodes MKTLSLLRLFGLGMMLPGLALGADLHPVVTQAVQHQDSYQVKRVFAGRVVGEQRADLGFELAGTVGKVRVDDGDHVGAGQILAELDRRSLEIEKRRLDAQRQEQSSRLDQLQRDLSRYRALREKSYVSEGQLDELATQVSAGQARLSQLEAELQGIALRLEKSYLRAPFAGEVANLRVEEGVVVAPGQLAMQLVQTGQNEAVFGIADRLGGDLRIGQAMTVFGDFGEAQATLMSVANTLDWRTQTRLIRVALPADSGAVDGNTAYIFVPEHRQRAGFWLPEEALLEDMRGTWAVYGLHADGDAYVVVKHSVEALYHYRGRVFVWGELKSGQQVVTEGVHRLAPGQKVRLATVESGNVARAE
- a CDS encoding efflux RND transporter permease subunit, whose protein sequence is MSRALSNPRYIGLAIALIIVAGLVALKNLPRLEDPHFANRAAIVVVPFPGASAERVEALVTEPLETAIRQMPEVKHISGNARPGVSAIVVELKDNVDAAHTDLVWAELRDKVGEVEGSLPPGTGRPRVDNDRNYAFTWIAGLRWRDADNTDVLRLSRYGRELASRLRGVSGTDLVTLRGGADEEIQVKVDTVKAAAVNLDVPRVAALVGSSDAKVSAGELSGDRSRQSIEIRGGFNQVERVRQVPLLSLPEGGTLQLQDIADVYRGEADAPADVAIIGGQRGVAVAARMLPSYRGDLWTARMREVAEAFRAELPAEIELEELFVQERYTDARLAELIGNIAMGFGLIFVILLFTLGWRSAVVVASSLPLTMLFSLAVMHFVGQPIHQMSVTGLIVALGIMVDNAIVVADTVRRYRGEGFSAVAAAGRTLRHLWVPLLGSTLTTVLTFMPLALMPGPSGEFIGPIALAVIFSLIGSWIISLFLIAPIAGRWLSKEQRGGIAFPRGDQWFRASLAWVLLRPRRVMLVICLLPVAGFMLGSTLKEQFFPPADRDMINIELFMPAGSSIANTLKATEEISQAIQPHPEVAALNWFVGRNAPPFYYNLRDNRDGSPQYAQAMLTATDFRAAGRLVSQLQKELSDQFPGYQILVRRLEQGPPVNAPVELRLYGDNLTQLKRIGDQVRQLALTTDDVLAVRSSMAESVPKVWLQMNEAASQRSGVQLKDLSHILAASIDGVVSGSVLESTEQVPVRVSGKGLKGASVDLLMSMPLALETGARPLASLADISVSPTQALITRRDGRRVNTIEIHLRDGVLPAVVLERVRQRIADANLTLPAGFDLEVGGDSEARNEAVGKLLGSLGIIGVLMLVTVLMAFNSFRLAALVFVVAFQSAGLGMFSLWVSGYPFGFTAIVGLMGLMGLAVNAGIVILTELRHSPLAMAGNRAEIVETVSALTRHIGSTTVTTVAGLIPLILSIGGFWPPFAIVLAGGTLLTTLLSLYFVPAAFLVLRRPYVLQLLQDKACSSTAGAPPSAPLPGGQPSTQR
- a CDS encoding YebG family protein; this translates as MAVVAKWMCDRDNTMFDSKKEADEYDKMLELGEKFSQLLLQQIPGVDEAKAEEFGILLAKNKDLVAQACKGKTEALEELLSPQADNVRPLAKEA